A single Nocardioides bizhenqiangii DNA region contains:
- the rpsO gene encoding 30S ribosomal protein S15, with protein MAIGTDAETKKKIISEYATTEGDTGSPEVQVALLSHRISHLTDHLKQHKHDHHSRRGLLLLVGQRRRLLNYLKKTDIERYRSIVERLGLRR; from the coding sequence ATGGCTATTGGTACCGACGCGGAGACCAAGAAGAAGATCATCTCCGAGTACGCCACGACCGAGGGCGACACCGGTTCGCCGGAGGTGCAGGTCGCACTGCTGAGCCACCGGATCAGCCACCTGACCGATCACCTCAAGCAGCACAAGCACGACCACCACAGCCGCCGCGGGCTGCTGCTCCTCGTGGGCCAGCGCCGTCGGCTGCTCAACTACCTGAAGAAGACCGACATCGAGCGCTACCGCTCGATCGTGGAGCGCCTCGGCCTCCGCCGATGA
- a CDS encoding nucleoside hydrolase, which produces MSVPVVLDCDTGTDDAVAIMVAALHPGLELLGVTTVWGNHDVRHTTDNSLRVLDLVGRGGVGGVGVHPGWNGPVRPRLEELPTGRADLPATLPVPASATAARGPAVEWLVETLRGTTRPVTVVPTGPLTNLAAAVAADPGIVEAVGGLVVLGGTHRESGVTPYAERNVWCDPEAAHDVLTAGFRDVLLVTMDATFSAPLTAADTARLRAVGTVAAATAADFVDARIDWYRRDPAMAALGAAPLHDPLAVACLLDPAVVEVREAWTTVERTDPTTYGATRFTFAGDEPVGAPVRVALGADHDRFLDLLEEALAAGPRIG; this is translated from the coding sequence ATGTCGGTCCCGGTGGTCCTCGACTGTGACACCGGGACCGACGACGCGGTCGCGATCATGGTCGCCGCCCTGCACCCGGGCCTCGAGCTGCTCGGCGTCACGACGGTGTGGGGCAACCACGACGTCCGCCACACCACCGACAACTCGCTGCGGGTGCTCGACCTGGTGGGCCGCGGGGGTGTCGGCGGGGTCGGCGTCCACCCCGGGTGGAACGGTCCGGTGCGGCCGCGGCTCGAGGAGCTGCCGACCGGACGGGCGGACCTGCCGGCCACCCTCCCGGTCCCCGCGTCGGCGACGGCGGCCCGCGGCCCCGCCGTCGAGTGGCTGGTCGAGACGCTGCGCGGCACGACGCGTCCGGTCACGGTCGTCCCGACCGGACCGCTGACCAACCTCGCCGCGGCCGTCGCCGCCGATCCCGGCATCGTCGAGGCGGTGGGCGGCCTGGTCGTCCTCGGCGGTACGCACCGGGAGAGCGGCGTCACGCCGTACGCCGAGCGCAACGTGTGGTGCGACCCGGAGGCCGCGCACGACGTACTCACCGCCGGTTTCCGGGACGTCCTCCTCGTCACCATGGATGCGACGTTCTCGGCGCCGCTCACCGCTGCGGACACCGCGCGGCTCCGGGCCGTCGGGACGGTCGCCGCGGCCACCGCCGCCGACTTCGTCGACGCCAGGATCGACTGGTACCGCCGGGACCCGGCGATGGCAGCCCTCGGCGCCGCGCCGCTGCACGACCCGCTGGCCGTCGCCTGCCTGCTCGACCCCGCGGTCGTGGAGGTCCGGGAAGCCTGGACCACGGTGGAGCGGACCGACCCGACGACCTACGGTGCCACCCGCTTCACCTTCGCCGGCGACGAGCCCGTCGGCGCGCCCGTCCGGGTCGCTCTGGGGGCCGACCACGACCGCTTCCTGGACCTGCTCGAGGAGGCGCTGGCGGCCGGTCCCCGGATTGGGTGA
- a CDS encoding MMPL family transporter — translation MSPNPLTSVSMRAARWSATHPWRAIGGWLLLVAIAVGLAATVSPQEASDEDYRLGESGRADRWVHEAGLDAPDSEEVLVTADDAADGPLDQSTAEKAGARLVDAVGTLEGVDGVSEPQWNPDRTAMLISIQLARDHDDADPIVAAVADVRSDFPDLDVRQTGDLSLDDAIDERVADDLSSAEGISLPITLVLMLLAFGALIAAGIPVLLAATSVAVTIGISAPLSHLFPAEPTVTSMIVLIGMAVGVDYSLFYLKREREERARGRSTRDAVEIAAQTSGHSILVSGGAVICAMAGLFLMTDVTFNSLAMGSILVVAIAVLGSITVLPALLAKLGRWVDRPRVPLLWRLNRRLSGRLGEGGISRRVLGPVLRHPVVALIVGVAVVGALAVPALGMKTHSGNLDTLPGDIAEVQTIKAVIEEFPSEGPVAQVVVRAPADDQAAVAAQLDDLGRRAAASGMFRAPSAPVENSDDGRTSVLELAMPFEESDDEVDEALLMLRDQLVPASVDSSGAEVAVGGGPAESLDAQERMSDRLPLIIAFVLVLTFLMMVFAFKSVPIALISTVLNLASVAVAFGLMTLVFQHGVGESLLDFTSPGFVIDWIPLFVLVVLVGLSMDYHVFVVSRIREHVERGLPARLAVQRGVSETAGVITSAAAVMVSVFAIFATLSMLEMKMMGVGLSAAILLDATLVRLVILPAALVLLGERAWWPRRPRRPQGSPVVEPDPALAVAGR, via the coding sequence ATGTCTCCCAACCCGTTGACCTCGGTGTCCATGCGCGCGGCGCGCTGGAGTGCCACCCACCCCTGGCGAGCGATCGGCGGCTGGCTCCTCCTCGTCGCGATCGCGGTCGGCCTCGCCGCCACGGTCTCGCCCCAGGAAGCCTCCGACGAGGACTACCGGCTCGGGGAGTCCGGCCGTGCCGACCGCTGGGTCCACGAGGCCGGCCTCGACGCGCCGGACTCCGAAGAGGTACTGGTGACCGCTGACGACGCAGCCGACGGGCCCCTGGACCAGTCCACGGCCGAGAAGGCCGGCGCCCGGCTGGTCGACGCCGTCGGCACGCTCGAGGGCGTCGACGGCGTGTCCGAGCCCCAGTGGAACCCGGACCGCACGGCGATGCTGATCTCGATCCAGCTCGCCCGGGACCACGACGACGCCGATCCGATCGTCGCCGCCGTCGCCGACGTGCGGTCGGACTTCCCGGACCTCGACGTCCGGCAGACCGGTGACCTCTCCCTCGACGACGCGATCGACGAGCGGGTTGCCGACGACCTCTCTTCGGCCGAGGGGATCAGCCTCCCCATCACGCTGGTGCTGATGCTGCTGGCGTTCGGTGCCCTCATCGCCGCCGGCATCCCCGTGCTGCTCGCCGCGACCAGCGTCGCGGTCACGATCGGGATCAGCGCGCCGCTCTCGCACCTGTTCCCCGCCGAACCCACGGTCACCAGCATGATCGTGCTGATCGGCATGGCCGTCGGCGTCGACTACTCCCTCTTCTACCTGAAGCGGGAGCGCGAGGAGCGCGCCCGCGGGCGCAGCACACGAGACGCCGTGGAGATCGCGGCGCAGACGTCCGGGCACTCGATCCTGGTGTCCGGCGGAGCGGTCATCTGCGCCATGGCGGGCCTGTTCCTGATGACCGACGTGACGTTCAACAGCCTCGCGATGGGATCGATCCTCGTCGTGGCGATCGCGGTCCTCGGCTCGATCACGGTGCTGCCCGCGCTGTTGGCGAAGCTCGGCCGCTGGGTCGACCGTCCGCGAGTGCCGCTGCTGTGGCGGCTCAACCGGCGACTGAGCGGTCGGCTGGGTGAGGGCGGCATCAGCCGTCGCGTCCTCGGCCCGGTGCTCCGGCACCCCGTCGTCGCCCTGATCGTCGGCGTTGCCGTCGTGGGTGCGCTCGCCGTACCGGCTCTCGGGATGAAGACGCACTCGGGCAACCTCGACACGCTGCCCGGCGACATCGCCGAGGTGCAGACGATCAAGGCCGTGATCGAGGAGTTCCCGTCCGAGGGTCCGGTGGCGCAGGTCGTCGTCCGGGCGCCGGCGGACGACCAGGCCGCGGTCGCGGCACAGCTCGACGACCTGGGTCGCCGGGCGGCCGCCAGCGGGATGTTCCGGGCGCCGAGCGCACCGGTCGAGAACTCCGACGACGGTCGTACGTCGGTCCTGGAGCTCGCCATGCCGTTCGAGGAGTCCGACGACGAGGTCGACGAGGCGCTCCTGATGCTGCGCGACCAGCTGGTGCCGGCGTCCGTCGACAGCTCCGGCGCCGAGGTGGCCGTGGGCGGGGGACCCGCCGAGTCCCTCGACGCGCAGGAGCGGATGTCCGACCGGCTGCCGCTGATCATCGCGTTCGTGCTCGTGCTGACCTTCCTGATGATGGTGTTCGCGTTCAAGAGCGTGCCGATCGCGCTGATCTCGACCGTGCTCAACCTCGCCTCGGTCGCGGTGGCGTTCGGCCTGATGACGCTGGTCTTCCAGCACGGCGTGGGGGAGTCGCTGCTCGACTTCACCAGCCCGGGCTTCGTCATCGACTGGATCCCGCTGTTCGTCCTCGTGGTCCTCGTCGGGCTGTCGATGGACTACCACGTGTTCGTGGTCAGCCGGATCCGCGAGCATGTCGAGCGCGGCCTGCCCGCGCGGCTGGCGGTGCAGCGGGGCGTGTCGGAGACGGCCGGCGTGATCACCAGTGCCGCCGCGGTGATGGTGTCGGTGTTCGCGATCTTCGCGACACTGAGCATGCTGGAGATGAAGATGATGGGCGTCGGCCTCTCGGCTGCCATCCTGCTCGACGCGACCCTGGTGCGCCTGGTGATCCTGCCGGCCGCGCTGGTCCTGCTCGGCGAGCGGGCCTGGTGGCCGCGCCGGCCGCGGCGCCCGCAGGGTTCGCCGGTGGTGGAGCCGGACCCGGCCCTCGCGGTCGCCGGGCGGTGA
- a CDS encoding sensor histidine kinase: MSDRPLLPDRPSRLRLTGFAALQAVSIVPLVVLFALWVVGGVLMIVWVGALLLAVAIPSTRWLANGHRRMAASVLGQTLPAPYVPLKGRPVLNRLRAVATDPMTWRDLGWMLVAMTLGFVVSLIVVALLLGVVTFWIWYYAVGPLMRLRAAADRWLLSPGVTERLERRVEQLTETRADAVDHSAAELRRLERDLHDGAQARLVALSLSLGMADEMFDRDPDGARRLVTDARETTDTALADLRSVVRGIHPPVLADRGLVGAVQALALDMAVPVRIDVSLDGRLSAPVESAVYFAVAECLANVGKHSGAENAWIRVEHADGVLRVEVGDDGRGGADPTSGTGMTGIMRRLRTFDGTMMVSSPVGGPTIVTLEVPCVLSSPRTTPSSAPASPSSSKATDSPSPQPSPTPQT, encoded by the coding sequence GTGTCCGACCGCCCGCTGCTCCCCGACCGCCCCAGCCGCCTCCGGCTCACGGGCTTCGCTGCCCTGCAGGCCGTGTCGATCGTGCCGCTGGTCGTGCTGTTCGCGTTGTGGGTGGTCGGCGGGGTGCTGATGATCGTGTGGGTCGGTGCGCTGCTCCTCGCGGTCGCGATCCCGTCGACACGCTGGCTGGCCAACGGCCACCGCCGGATGGCGGCCTCGGTGCTCGGCCAGACGCTGCCGGCGCCGTACGTCCCGCTGAAGGGCCGCCCGGTACTCAATCGGCTCCGCGCGGTGGCGACCGACCCGATGACCTGGCGCGACCTCGGCTGGATGCTGGTCGCGATGACCCTCGGCTTCGTGGTCTCCCTGATCGTGGTGGCGCTGCTGCTCGGTGTGGTGACCTTCTGGATCTGGTACTACGCCGTCGGTCCGCTGATGCGGCTGCGCGCCGCCGCCGACCGGTGGCTGCTCTCCCCCGGCGTCACCGAGCGCCTCGAGCGCCGGGTCGAGCAGCTGACCGAGACCCGCGCCGACGCCGTCGACCACTCGGCCGCGGAGCTGCGGCGGCTCGAGCGCGACCTCCACGACGGCGCGCAGGCACGCCTGGTCGCGCTGTCCTTGAGCCTCGGCATGGCCGACGAGATGTTCGACCGCGACCCCGACGGCGCCCGCCGGCTGGTCACCGACGCCCGCGAGACCACCGACACGGCGCTCGCCGACCTGCGCTCGGTCGTGCGAGGCATCCATCCCCCGGTGCTGGCCGACCGCGGCCTCGTCGGCGCCGTCCAGGCGCTGGCACTGGACATGGCGGTCCCGGTCCGGATCGACGTGTCGCTCGACGGTCGGCTGTCGGCCCCCGTCGAGTCGGCCGTGTACTTCGCGGTGGCCGAGTGCCTGGCCAACGTCGGGAAGCACTCCGGCGCCGAGAACGCGTGGATCCGCGTCGAGCACGCCGACGGCGTGCTGCGGGTGGAGGTCGGGGACGACGGGCGCGGCGGCGCCGACCCGACCAGCGGCACCGGGATGACGGGGATAATGAGGCGACTCCGCACCTTCGACGGCACCATGATGGTCTCGAGCCCGGTCGGAGGGCCGACGATCGTCACCCTGGAGGTCCCGTGCGTCTTGTCCTCGCCGAGGACCACGCCCTCCTCCGCGCCGGCCTCACCCAGCTCCTCGAAGGCCACGGATTCACCGTCGCCGCAGCCGTCGCCAACGCCGCAGACCTAG
- a CDS encoding response regulator transcription factor, producing MRLVLAEDHALLRAGLTQLLEGHGFTVAAAVANAADLDAALADADVDAAVLDVRLPPMQTDEGLRAAIAVRKQRPGFPVMVLSQYVEHLYARELLASGEGSVGYLLKNRVSDVAEFVEGLQRVVAGGTVLDPEVVATVMARQQPVDRLSAREREVLALMAEGRSNAAIAERLIVTEKAVAKHINSIFTKLDLPLGTDDHRRVRAVLTWLRL from the coding sequence GTGCGTCTTGTCCTCGCCGAGGACCACGCCCTCCTCCGCGCCGGCCTCACCCAGCTCCTCGAAGGCCACGGATTCACCGTCGCCGCAGCCGTCGCCAACGCCGCAGACCTAGACGCGGCGCTGGCGGACGCCGACGTCGACGCCGCCGTGCTCGACGTACGGCTGCCGCCGATGCAGACCGATGAGGGGTTGCGGGCGGCGATCGCCGTGCGCAAGCAGCGGCCGGGATTCCCGGTCATGGTCCTCTCGCAGTACGTCGAGCACCTCTACGCCCGCGAGCTGCTCGCCAGTGGTGAGGGCTCGGTGGGGTACCTGCTCAAGAACCGGGTTTCCGACGTCGCGGAGTTCGTCGAGGGGCTCCAGCGCGTCGTGGCGGGCGGCACCGTCCTCGACCCTGAGGTGGTCGCGACGGTGATGGCCCGGCAGCAGCCGGTCGACCGGCTCAGCGCACGCGAGCGCGAGGTGCTGGCGCTGATGGCCGAGGGCCGTTCCAACGCGGCCATCGCCGAGCGGCTGATCGTCACCGAGAAGGCGGTCGCCAAGCACATCAACAGCATCTTCACCAAGCTCGACCTGCCGCTCGGCACCGACGACCACCGTCGCGTGCGTGCCGTGCTGACCTGGCTCCGCCTGTAG